The genomic window GTTCGCTTTGCCGGCGATTGGTCCCAAATCGTCAAAGCGCAGCCCGGAGGTTGGGCGTTTGAATTTGACAATCAGTTTTATCCCGATCTAGACGATACGGCGATGGTGCTCATGGCGCTCGCGCACCAATACACGGACCACGGCAGGCCCCTCCCCTCCCCTGCTCCGACACCAACGATGTCACCTGCTGACGCGTATCCCAGTGGTGCCGCCGTGACACATCGCGAAGTGGACTTACTCGACCAGATCATCGCCGCCACGCAGCGCGGCGCCGCCTGGATGCTGGCCATGCAAAACCGCGACGGCGGCTGGGGCGCTTTTGACCGAGATAATAACGCCGAATTTCTTTGCCAGGCCCCATTTGCCGATCATAACGCCATGATCGATCCCAGCACCCCCGACCTGACCGCCCGCGTGCTCGAAGCCCTGGGCCGCTTGGGCAAACGGATCGGCGACACTGCGGTGGATCGCGCCGTGGCGTACCTGCGTCACACCCAAGAAGCGGACGGCAGTTGGTACGGGCGCTGGGGGATTAATTATATCTATGGCACGTGGCAAGCGTTGCAAGGCTTGGCTGCGGTGGGGGTTTCAGCCAATGATCCACTCCTGCGGCAAGGGGCAAATTGGCTTTTGGCCCATCAACAACCCAGCGGCGGCTGGGGTGAATCCGCCGCGACGTATGAACAACCCAAATTACGCGGCCAAGGCCCCGCCACCGCGTCGCAAACAGCCTGGGCGTTGTTGGGACTGTTGGCAGCGGGACACGCGCGGCACCCGGCTGTGCGACGGGGAATGCACTACCTGCTGGTCCAGCAGCGGACGGATGGATCCTGGGAAGAGGCGGAATGGACCGGCACGGGCTTTCCCTGCGTGTTTTACCTAAAGTATCACTACTACCCGATTTATTTTCCCCTATTGGCCCTAGGCCGATATCAACAGGAATTAGTTGCGGAGGGGTCAGGGGTGAGGGGTGAGACACGAGAGGCGGGAGTTGAGAGACGAGAGGCGTAGTTCGGGCTTTAGCCCGTAACAAAGCCGCCGATGGCATCGGCGGTCTTGAAGCGCGGGGCGGGGACGAGAGGCCAGGGACCCTTAGCCCGCAGTGTTAGCCAGGGACAAAATACATTTATCACGGAGTCACGGAGGAGACACCAAGGGGCACGGAGAGGAAGGATTTCAAATCTGAAATTTCGAATTTCAGATCTGATATTCAAATCTCAAATTTGAAATTTCAATTCTGGGATTTGCCTTTCTCCGCTACCTCTGTTTCCTCCTGTTCAAAATGAATTACCAGAAATATTTAAACAAGAGGAAACTAACTCAACGAAGTGCCGAAAGCATTTTCCACCATAGTTCCTTTTGCTGACTTTTGTAAAATAGCATTTGTTCCTTTTGCAAATTTCCAACAGAGCCAATCATCATGGGTGTGCCGATTTCCCAAATGTGGACCGTCGCCAGTTATGTGATCCGGCAACGCCTGCGCGGACAACAGCGCTATCCCCTGGTGCTCATGCTGGAGCCGCTGTTCCGTTGCAATCTGGAATGCGCCGGCTGCGGTAAAATCCAGCATCCCACGCAAATTTTGAGGCGGCACCTGACCCCGGAGCAATGCCTGGCCGCGGCCCGGGAATGCGGAGCGCCGATGGTCTCCATTCCCGGCGGAGAGCCGCTGTTACACCCCCAAATCGATGAAATCGTGGCTGGCCTCGTGCGGATGCGCAAATATGTCTACCTCTGCACCAACGCGATCAAACTTGAAGAATCCCTGCATAAATTCACGCCCAGCAAGTATCTCAGCTTTTCGGTGCATCTGGATGGTCTGCGCGAAGAACACGACCGCGCTGTCTGCCGCGCGGGGGTGTATGACACGGCGGTACGGGCGATTCGGGCGGCATTGGCGGCGGGCTTTCGGGTGACAACCAACACCACACTGTATAACGACGCCGACCCGCAGCGATTTTGCGATCTGTGCGATGAACTGATGCGCCTGGGCGTCGAGGGGATGATGGTCTCGCCGGGTTACAGCTATGCCAAGGCCCCGGATCAAGAACACTTTTTACAGCGGCAACAGACCGAGCGGTTGTTCCAGCAAATCCTCAGCCGCCGCAAACGAGGCTGGCGATTCAACCAATCGCCGCTATTCATGGAATATCTGCGCGGCAACTGGGACCTGGAGTGCACTCCTTGGGGAAGTCCGGCGTATAACTTGTTTGGCTGGCAAAAGCCGTGCTACTTGCTGGACGAAGGGTACGCCGCCAGTTTTGCGGAGTTGCTCGCTAGTACCGATTGGGACAAGTACGGCCGGGCCAGCCAGAATCCCAAATGCCAAGATTGCATGGTGCATTGTGGGTATGAACCCTCGGCGGTACTGGCGACGTTTGGCAGTTGGCGGGGCTTTGCGGCGACGGCCTGCGCCACCTTGCTGGGCTTTGTCCCCCGTTGGCTGCAACCGCCAAAACGATTTCCGCATTCCGCTACGTCAGTTGCCGCAAAAGATAATCGACCATCGCTGTCGGGACCACATTTACGACAACTGCCCGTGATAACACGGGACACCGCCCCGTCGTCACGGGATATCTTGGAAGAAGCACTTCCCTAAATAGCGACCACCCGGCTGCGGCAACTTTTTCAATCAACATTAACCATCGCGTAAATCTTGATTGGTTTGCCACAGACTCAGGGATACGCCGGTGAGCAGGCAAATCGCCACGCCCAGACCGATAGCGTAGTTGTCATCCCACAGATCCAGGGCAATGGCGGCGCTGGTGATAATCCCCCCCAGCATGACGCACAAGCCGGCTAGGGCCACCAGGCAAAGTTGCAGCCAAGAGTTCGCGGCTCCGGACTGATTTTGGCCAAGCGGCGAGACGCTGCCCCGCAGACCGGCATGAGTAGACGGCCGGGGATGAGTTTCCCGCGTAGCTGGGGTATGCGGACGCGCTGCCTGCGCATAACCTGCCTGAGCATAACCTTCTTGCGCATAACCGGTGGGCGCGGCATATTCACTTTCCGGCGAAGCCAGTAACCGCTCGGTCGTGGATAACAACCGTTGTGCCTGACTCACACTGGCGGGCCAGGCCGCCGTGGACCAGGCGCTAGCCAACCCCAGGGCAGCGCTCGCGCCGCGCGGCATCTCCGCTTTGGCATCCGCGCGCCACAATTTTCCGGCAGCCCCCGGCTGAGACCCAGCCCCCGCCAGCGAATATCGATCAATCCCCGGCGGGGTATGACCGCATTTGGCACAACGCAAAGTGGTCGTTCCCCCGCCAACGCTATGCGGCAAATCTTGTTGACAATGCACACACCACATGGGCGACCTGCGGTAAAAAAGTTTTGCTAGCAGAGAAGCATCGAGGAACGGCAGAGGGGGAATAGTCTTCCTTATCGGCAAGTTGGGCCTAATTTGTGCAATCGGCGGTTTTGACAAGTCTGACTGCTAATCATGGCACCGCTATCCGTAAAAATCGAACTACCCGCCAGCGTTCGCCCTTTTTGAAATTGCCTTTTTTACACCAAAGAGAGGCGTAACAATCTAGGCAAACTGCGCAAAGATTGCATATTCTGCCGATTTTTTTGTTTCCGTGAAGATTAACAGGTCGATGATTCCCCTGGAACTTTGTCCGCGCACCGCGGGGACAATTTCGGTAATCACCTGCGAGGCGGTTTTTTTTGCATGAATGTCTGTCGTTGGCGGATCCCCCGTGGTCATTTGCCAGCACCAGGTTTCATCCCTGGGTGTGGATGGTTGCTATTTTTGGCAGTTACATTTTGCGGCGGATGTGCCGCGACAAATAAACAAACTCCAGCCACACCCGCCCCCACGACGCAAACAACCAGTGTCTCTATCCCCGCCGATGCGGGCACCAACGGAGCGGCCCGGATTAGTAATGGGCAAATGATCAATGACGCGCAAGCCGCGGCACTGCTGCACGAATCGTCCACCGCGTCCGGCAAAAGTTCCTATAGCGCGCGTGATCCTCACCGGGAAGGTCATGTCCGGCACACGCAAGTGGGAGACCCCATAGAATTGGCGGGTTGGGGAACAGGTCGATCACATTCCCGTTCCGCCGCACGCCCGGTCGATCAGCAGGTCCACCCCGTGAATTACCAGGCGGCCTGGCTGGCAAATCGATCATTGCCGGATCGACCCGGGGCGATGGACACGCTGGACTCGACCGGCCAGGGGAAGTTTTTTCTGGCCCAAAATAGCATTCCCGCGCCCCCCGTGCCCGAGATACCTGATATTGGACCGTTGCGAAAAAGCCACCCCGCCAGCAGCGCGACATCCGTCCCCGCTCCTACTCCCGCGGCCCCCACCGGCGGCGCATCGGTGGTGATCCAGCGGCAACTCGGTTTTCCCTCGGCGGAAGCGCTGGCCGCGGACCGGGTGCAACTGTCGCGCAATCAAGATCTGGTCTCCCTGACCGCCCGCGATGCTCCCCTGGGTGTGGTGCTGGGTATGATCGCCGAACAACATGGTTTGAATATTGTCAGCGGTGAGAGTGTTGATCAACGCATCACGGTCACACTGGCTAATATTGGCCTGGAAGAAGTGTTGGACGCGATCTTGGCGGTCAATGGCTACACCTGGACCCGGCAAAACTCCATCATCGTGATTTCCGCCATATCCAAGGAAAATAAATCTTCCGCCGCGGTCCAGGGCCGGCAGGTCCGGGTCTTTAACCTGAACTATGTCAGCGCGGTGGAAGTGGACAAAGTCGTCAAGGGGCTGCTGTCTCCAGTGGGCCAATCCTTTATCAACGAGACCAAACTAACCGACCAGCGCCGCACGTTTGAGCAAGTGGTCGTGGAGGATTTACCCGCGTATATCGAGCGCATCGCCATGTACATCGCCCAGGTGGATGTGATGCCGCGACAAGTACTGGTCGAAGCGCACGTGTTGCAGGTCGCGCTCAAGGACAATTGCAAGCATGGCATTAATTTTGACGCCTTGCTAAAAGTGAACAATTCCCAGGTGCAGTGGCAAACCGCGGGATTTGCCAGCGGCGTGCCGCCGGTCTCGATGCTACGGATAAATGGGACGGACTTGACCTCGCTAGTGGATCTGATCAAAAACACGACCGATTCCAAGACGCTGGCCTCCCCCAAGGTGGTGGTGCTTAACGGCCAGGAAGCCCGCATTCAGGTCGGCGGCCAGATTGGTTACCTGTTGACCACCACCACCCAAACCAGCACCCTGCAAAGCGTGGACTTTTTGAATATCGGCGTCATTCTGAACGTCACGCCGATCATCACCGAGGAAGGCCAGGTTTTGATGCAGGTCCATCCAGAGGTTTCAACCGGCAGGATCAATCCCACCACCAACCTGCCCGAAAGCGAGACCACCCAGGTGGATACCCGCGTCATGCTAGGGGATGGCGAAGCGATCGTGATTGGGGGTCTTATCAAGGAAAACAACACCGACACCCAGAACAAGATTCCCTGGCTGGGGGATTTGTGGCTGATTG from Pirellulales bacterium includes these protein-coding regions:
- the hpnH gene encoding adenosyl-hopene transferase HpnH, translated to MGVPISQMWTVASYVIRQRLRGQQRYPLVLMLEPLFRCNLECAGCGKIQHPTQILRRHLTPEQCLAAARECGAPMVSIPGGEPLLHPQIDEIVAGLVRMRKYVYLCTNAIKLEESLHKFTPSKYLSFSVHLDGLREEHDRAVCRAGVYDTAVRAIRAALAAGFRVTTNTTLYNDADPQRFCDLCDELMRLGVEGMMVSPGYSYAKAPDQEHFLQRQQTERLFQQILSRRKRGWRFNQSPLFMEYLRGNWDLECTPWGSPAYNLFGWQKPCYLLDEGYAASFAELLASTDWDKYGRASQNPKCQDCMVHCGYEPSAVLATFGSWRGFAATACATLLGFVPRWLQPPKRFPHSATSVAAKDNRPSLSGPHLRQLPVITRDTAPSSRDILEEALP